From Rhodococcus antarcticus, the proteins below share one genomic window:
- a CDS encoding 30S ribosomal protein bS22: MGSVIKKRRKRMSKKKHRKLLRKTRVQRRKLGK, encoded by the coding sequence ATGGGTTCAGTGATCAAGAAGCGCCGCAAGCGGATGTCGAAGAAGAAGCACCGCAAGCTGCTGCGCAAGACCCGCGTGCAGCGTCGCAAGCTCGGCAAGTGA